One region of Erwinia tracheiphila genomic DNA includes:
- a CDS encoding type III effector codes for MYSPPVSPRNVSGSSTPVYSAGGQALTSASHLSEEAREDFLSRAAAEVYHDSRLWHGTSGSYLQDLRDNGFQRRRSGAVDATLQAGYELNPDVVKNTEKHNYFTSYPVSAKKYAHRTDPDNPVLVRTIGIKNNFPIELDPDSKGPDGEIFPYNCRTTSSIPSKFVVGSKHSAPKDDAKVFKKEMGEAGYDVSLKQAGRLLREVQSDSDDDF; via the coding sequence GTGTATAGTCCGCCAGTTAGCCCTCGAAATGTATCTGGTTCATCAACACCAGTGTACAGTGCAGGTGGCCAAGCCCTAACCTCAGCATCTCATCTTTCCGAAGAGGCACGGGAAGATTTTCTTTCACGTGCTGCAGCGGAAGTATATCACGATAGTAGGCTCTGGCACGGCACTTCGGGAAGCTATTTGCAAGATCTCAGAGATAATGGTTTTCAGCGGAGGCGTTCAGGTGCTGTAGACGCAACTCTCCAGGCTGGCTACGAATTAAACCCGGATGTCGTGAAAAATACGGAAAAGCATAATTATTTTACTAGTTATCCGGTATCTGCAAAAAAATATGCTCATCGAACAGATCCAGACAACCCCGTTCTCGTTAGAACTATAGGCATAAAGAACAACTTTCCAATTGAGCTGGATCCTGACAGTAAAGGCCCTGATGGAGAAATTTTTCCGTATAATTGCAGGACAACCTCATCCATTCCGTCAAAGTTTGTAGTTGGATCAAAACATAGCGCGCCAAAAGATGATGCCAAAGTTTTTAAAAAGGAAATGGGCGAAGCGGGTTATGATGTCTCTCTCAAGCAAGCGGGACGATTACTGCGGGAAGTGCAGTCAGATTCTGACGACGACTTCTGA